TCGTGCAGCAGCGTGGCCAGGATGCGCACGCCGGTGGCGCCGATCGGATGGCCCAGCGAGATGCCGGAGCCGTTGACGTTGAGCTTCTGCTCGATCGCGTCCTGGTCCTGCCAGCCCCAGCCCTTGAGCACGGCCAGCACCTGGCAGGCAAAGGCCTCGTTCAGCTCGACCAGGTCCATCTGGTCCAGCGTCAGGTTCAGGCGCGCCAGCAGCTTCTTCACCGCCGGCACCGGGCCGATGCCCATGTGCGAGGGCTCGCAGCCGGCGGCGGCCCACCCCACCAGCGAGGCCATCGGGGTCAGGCCGAGTTCGGCGAGCTTGTCCTCGGCCACGATCAGGCAGGCGGCCGACGCGTCGTTCTGCTGGCTCGCGTTGCCCGCGGTGACGGTGCCGTTCGGCATCAGCACGCGCAGCTTGGCCAGGCTTTCGAGCGTGGTCTGCGGGCGGAAGCCTTCATCGCGCGTAAATGCCACCGGCTCGCCCTTGCGCTGCGGCACCTGCACCGGGACGATTTCGGCGTCGAAGCGCCCGGCCTCCCACGCCGCCGCGGCGCGCTGGTGGCTGCGCACGGCAAAGGCATCGGCATCCTCGCGGCTGATGCCGTAATCGCGCGCCAGGTTCTCGGCGGTCTCGATCATGCCGGAGATCTTGCCGAAGCGCTCCACCGGCTGCGAGCGCTCGCGGCCGCGGTCGAGACGGTCG
The sequence above is a segment of the Cupriavidus sp. MP-37 genome. Coding sequences within it:
- a CDS encoding acetyl-CoA C-acetyltransferase, with the translated sequence MRRAAIVTPLRTPVGTFGGSLRPVPVEELAATAVRAVVERSGIDPARIDDVVFAQSYANSEVPCVGRWAALQAGLPVEVPGMQLDRRCGGGLQAIVTASMMVQSGAADVVIAGGVESMSNIEYYTTDMRWGARSGNVRFFDRLDRGRERSQPVERFGKISGMIETAENLARDYGISREDADAFAVRSHQRAAAAWEAGRFDAEIVPVQVPQRKGEPVAFTRDEGFRPQTTLESLAKLRVLMPNGTVTAGNASQQNDASAACLIVAEDKLAELGLTPMASLVGWAAAGCEPSHMGIGPVPAVKKLLARLNLTLDQMDLVELNEAFACQVLAVLKGWGWQDQDAIEQKLNVNGSGISLGHPIGATGVRILATLLHELQRRGGRYGLETMCIGGGQGIAAVFERY